The DNA segment CGCGGGCGATTGCCGAAGCGACCGGTGGCGTGGTGCGCTTTGATGAAGAAGGGCGGCCGGTAGCGGTTCCGGTGGAAGTCGATCGGGAAACCGGCGAAATTCACGCCTTGCCGAGTGCGATGGAAGATTTGCTGCTGCTGGAAGCGCCGCAAAGCTACGAAAAACGTCTGGAGTATGTACAAAAAATGATCGACGAAGACCCGAAACTGGTCGCGCAGGTCATCAAAACCTGGTTGAAAGACGATGGCTGAGGACGACAGATATAGCAAGGCGCAACGCGCTTCGTTGCTGCTACTGGCAGTCGGCCAGGACCGGGCGGCGGCGGTATTGCGCCACATGGGGCCGAAGGAAGTGCAGCTGGTCGGCTCGACCATGGCGCAACTGGGTTCTATTACCTCCGGCGTGATCGATCAAGTGCTGGAAGAATTCATTATCGAAATCAAGAACGAAACCGGTTTGGGCTTGGACTCGGACGAGTACATTCGCAATATGCTGACCAATGCTTTGGGCGCGGACAAGGCCGGCAGTATCATCGATCGTATCCTGCTCGGCGCCAACAGCAAGGGTATCGAGCAGTTGAAGTGGATGGACACCCGGGCGATCGCCGATTTGATCCGGCTGGAGCATCCGCAGATCATTTCCATCATTCTGTCCTTATTGGACCCCGACCAGGCCGCCGACGTGTTGACGCTGCTGCCGGAGAACATGCGGTCCGACCTGCTGATGCGGATCGCCACGCTGGAAGGCGTGCAGCCGGCCGCCTTGCGCGAGTTGGACGATATCATGGAAAAACAATTGACCGGCAGCGACGGCGTCAAGTCATCGCAAATCGGCGGTATCGACGCTGCGGCCAATATCCTCAACTTCATCGAAAGCGCTATCAGCGATCCGATGATGCAGAACATCAACGAAGTCAATGCCGACTTGGGGCAACGCATCCAAGACAAGATGTTCGTGTTCGGCGATCTGATCAACGTCGACGACCGCGGTATACAAACCTTG comes from the Methylomonas sp. EFPC3 genome and includes:
- the fliG gene encoding flagellar motor switch protein FliG, encoding MAEDDRYSKAQRASLLLLAVGQDRAAAVLRHMGPKEVQLVGSTMAQLGSITSGVIDQVLEEFIIEIKNETGLGLDSDEYIRNMLTNALGADKAGSIIDRILLGANSKGIEQLKWMDTRAIADLIRLEHPQIISIILSLLDPDQAADVLTLLPENMRSDLLMRIATLEGVQPAALRELDDIMEKQLTGSDGVKSSQIGGIDAAANILNFIESAISDPMMQNINEVNADLGQRIQDKMFVFGDLINVDDRGIQTLLREVSTDQLLLALRGVDAALRDKVFANMSRRAAEMLRDDLEAAPPARLSEVEAAQKDILAIAKRLSDAGELSLGGGGGGDEFV